A genome region from Anopheles stephensi strain Indian chromosome 2, UCI_ANSTEP_V1.0, whole genome shotgun sequence includes the following:
- the LOC118508480 gene encoding peroxisomal carnitine O-octanoyltransferase, producing the protein MNRESIYYLPADSTESTFCYDEDRPALPLPKLDHTLKRYFESLKPFGTAEELENTKKIIETFRKGVGAKLQTILEEKAAKEKNWVDKWWEDYAYCTLRMALIPYCVMVQPLLLDAVGLEAIPENFLKGPATCLHHNMVFWKLLRTERLRPIASADKKNVFSADLYRRLYNTVRTPGLEMDKVESYFRTEREGPCPSHIIVLYGGRIFKIPGLDSDGEPLRPQDFLFTLQQIQVRVEGTSVRHAGVPALTNDDRTSWARNRQHLVELSSRNKSMVGEIEQAVALMILDTHCPKNYSDLAQLALTGDIHSKWTDKSCGTIAFKNGQMGCYGEHCCYDGSISMSISLYVMMSIAEEGVPDWDVPAKSLILPEELIFDLDDTLRGEIARMATVIDEMQNCVVVSMDQFQDYGKAFMKQHRIHPDAYVQTALLLTYYRLHGTFAPTYETAMMRQYYKGRTETCRSCSIEAVRFLEAMESSSATDVEKAKLFKLAASRQMELMNEARKGNGIDRHLFGLWCAAYDSGIPIPELYDDPLYSKSGGGGNFVLSTSTLGYTINCGYVAPMCMDGYGCFYTMLEDCIWAIFSAYRDSTVTSGHKFQQTFHQVMVDLKNLLERCELPNKL; encoded by the exons ATGAATCGGGAGAGCATTTACTACCTTCCGGCGGATAGCACGGAAAGTACGTTTTGCTACGATGAAGACCGCCCCGCGTTGCCTTTGCCAAAGCTGGACCATACGCTCAAGCGCTATTTCGAATCGTTGAAACCGTTCGGGACGGCCGAAGAGCTGGAAAATACGAAAAAAATCATCGAGACCTTCCGCAAGGGCGTTGGTGCGAAGCTGCAGACGATTCTGGAAGAGAAggcagcgaaggaaaaaaattgg GTCGACAAATGGTGGGAAGACTACGCGTACTGCACCTTGCGCATGGCATTGATTCCCTACTGTGTGATGGTGCAACCGTTGCTGCTGGATGCCGTCGGGCTGGAGGCGATCCCGGAAAACTTTCTCAAAGGCCCCGCCACTTGTTTGCACCACAACATGGTGTTCTGGAAGCTGCTGCGTACGGAACGGTTGCGACCCATCGCCAGCGCCGATAAGAAAAACGTTTTTTCGGCCGATTTGTATCGGCGACTGTACAACACCGTCAGAACGCCCGGGCTTGAAATGGATAAAGTGGAAAGTTACTTCCGGACGGAAAGGGAAGGTCCCTGCCCATCGCACATCATTGTGCTGTACGGCGGGCGCATCTTTAAAATTCCCGGTCTCGATAGCGACGGAGAGCCGTTGCGGCCGCAAGATTTCCTGTTCACTTTGCAGCAGATCCAGGTGAGGGTGGAAGGTACCAGTGTCCGGCATGCGGGCGTACCGGCCCTAACGAATGACGATCGTACGTCGTGGGCTCGCAACCGCCAACACTTGGTAGAGCTTTCGTCACGCAATAAGAGCATGGTGGGCGAAATCGAGCAAGCGGTCGCGCTGATGATACTCGATACACACTGCCCGAAAAACTATTCGGATTTGGCACAGCTGGCCTTAACCGGCGATATACACTCCAAATGGACGGACAAGAGCTGCGGTACGATCGCGTTCAAGAACGGCCAGATGGGTTGTTACGGTGAGCATTGTTGCTACGATGGGTCGATCTCGATGTCGATCAGTCTGTACGTCATGATGAGCATCGCGGAGGAGGGTGTACCGGATTGGGACGTTCCGGCGAAGAGTTTAATCTTACCGGAGGAGTTGATTTTCGATCTGGATGACACGCTGCGCGGAGAAATCGCTCGAATGGCAACCGTTATCGATGAAATG CAAAACTGCGTTGTCGTTTCGATGGATCAGTTCCAGGACTATGGGAAAGCGTTCATGAAGCAGCACAGGATCCATCCGGATGCGTACGTGCAAACGGCACTGCTGCTCACCTACTACCGGCTGCATGGAACCTTTGCCCCGACCTACGAAACGGCCATGATGCGCCAGTACTACAAAGGGCGTACGGAGACCTGCCGCTCGTGCAGCATTGAGGCGGTCCGGTTCCTGGAGGCGATGGAGAGTTCGAGCGCGACTGACGTCGAAAAAGCGAAACTGTTCAAGCTGGCCGCCAGCAGACAGATGGAGCTTATGAACGAGGCAAGAAAGGGGAATGGCATCGATCGGCATCTGTTCGGGTTGTGGTGTGCCGCGTACGACAGCGGCATACCGATTCCGGAGCTGTACGACGATCCGCTGTACAGCAAGAGTGGCGGTGGTGGGAACTTCGTTCTGTCCACCAGCACGCTCGGCTACACGATCAACTGTGGCTACGTTGCACCGATGTGCATGGATGGTTACGGTTGCTTCTACACCATGCTGGAGGATTGCATTTGGGCAATCTTTTCGGCGTACCGCGACAGTACCGTCACCAGCGGCCACAAGTTTCAGCAAACATTCCACCAGGTGATGGtcgatttaaaaaatcttctaGAGCGGTGCGAGCTACCGAACAAGCTTTAA
- the LOC118508481 gene encoding 60S ribosome subunit biogenesis protein NIP7 homolog, producing the protein MKRLSELQTKVLFEKLSKYIGTNVKLLIDRTDGTYCFRELKSRVYYMSEKILKLAETVPRENLVSLGTCFGKFTKGNKFILHITALAYLAPYAQYKIWLKPAAEQQFLYGNNVSKSGMGRITENTPIYQGVIVMSMSDVPLGFGVAAKSTNDCKMADPLVTVCFHQADIGEYIRSEENLI; encoded by the exons ATGAAGCGACTATCTGAACtgcaaacaaaagttttgtttgaaaaactatcaaaata cATTGGCACGAATGTAAAGCTGTTAATTGATCGTACCGATGGTACGTACTGCTTTCGCGAGCTAAAATCCCGCGTGTACTACATGTCGGAGAAAATTCTGAAACTGGCAGAAACGGTACCGAGGGAAAATTTGGTATCGTTAGGCACGTGCTTCGGCAAGTTTACCAAGGGCAACAAGTTTATACTGCACATTACGGCGCTCGCATACCTGGCCCCCTACGCGCAGTACAAAATCTGGCTAAAACCGGCGGCCGAGCAGCAGTTCCTGTACGGCAACAACGTATCGAAATCGGGCATGGGCCGGATCACCGAAAACACTCCCATCTACCAGGGCGTGATAGTGATGTCGATGAGTGACGTTCCGCTCGGGTTTGGTGTGGCGGCAAAATCCACCAACGACTGTAAAATGGCCGATCCTTTAGTAACGGTTTGCTTTCATCAAGCGGACATCGGTGAATACATTCGATCGGAGGAGAACCTAATCTAA